The genome window CATGGTCTTTGAGCTCATTAGAGTTTTCAACAGGAGAAGGTTGAGACTCAAAATATGGTGAATTCATTAATATTTCAGGCTGCTGACTCAAAAAGTGAAGTCGTGTATCACACATTATCAGCTTCTCAAAATGCTTATTCAAGACACCTGGTGGACACCGTAGGATGTGTTCCCTAATCAGACCACATAAAAAAATCCGTTACTGGCCAGATGACTACTTGAACACCAAATGGTGTTACATTtccaaggaaaaagaaagagataATAATGGCAAAGAAGCAAAGTACAGTAGAATTTGCCCAAAGATTCTTAATTAACCAATAAGTAAACTGGTCATTTCCAATCATTGCCTCAGAAACCACTAAGAGAAGTCATACACACACTTACAATGAAAAAATGCACTCCAGTTGAGCTTTTTAGTTAAATAAGAAAGACATACGAGTgtgattaattaaataaattaaaaatttatattataaaaaataaaaataaataaataaaaaccttaGGCAAATAAGATAAAAGCAAACTATTTGTATGCAGAGAAGAAAATGTAACTTGCAAAATAAAAAGATCACAGATGTAAAAAACTTACAAGAGAGCATAAAAGATTTTACCCAATCTAATCATCTATCAGCATGAAATAGAAGAATGTGGTTCACATCTTTACAAAAGTTCTAAATGTGGAAATATAGAACTGCAATGAAAATGCAACAGCAGGTATAGGCAACGAAACAAACAGACAACTCTTCAGTTAATTATGCTCAAGTAAACACAAAAGAACATCAAATGCATCTAAGCAACTTTTGGCATTGCCATGCTAGAAATTATGTATTATTTACCTATTTATGCTAGCCTGTCCATCAGTAAAATCTGTTGTTGCTTGCCAAAGAGTGTGCTTCCTGGGCTGTGGATTAGTTTCCCTGAAGAAAAGGGGTTGTCGAACCAGCTGAATCACACGAAACCACTACTGTTAAGCAAAGTAACTCTACATGGGAAGTTATGCTGATTAGAGCATAAAAGAAAGAACAACCAGCATTACCACAATAGTTAAAGTGCCCGGATCATCATCAGGACAGTCTGCTCTCAAGCCCATAATATCAGACCACTGTATCTCAATTTTACTCTTCAACCCACCCTCAAGAATCTCCCAAACAATTTTATGCTTAGCAAAGTAACACTTTGCCACCAAATCACCTTCATATCTTGACACGTACTGCCAGAGGCGTCAACATCAGACCAAaccaacaatattttaaaaatgaaaactcAGAATAATacagaattttttttagtaagatACCTCCCAGGAGCCTATCTTTAGAAGTGAACCACAGAAATTTGAGGCCTTCAATTTATCAGTTCCACTTGAAGTAGATGAACCCCGTTCTTCCTTCTTGCTTCCAGAGGTTTGATCACTTGAAGTAGGCAACATGGGTGAAGCATTGCTTTGTGAGAGTTTCATCTGGATCAAGTCCAACAGTGATGGGCTCTTTCTCAGCCTCAAACCCAAGGGGCTTGGCTCATCAAGTGGATTGTATTGTGAAGGTGGGATTTGGAATTCATTGCTTCCATTGCTCCACTGTTCAATAATGGAAAATATTAGCAAAGGTAAATGGAACTGTGGGAAATTTTCATTACATCTCAGAACGGAAATAGGGAAAATCTCTAATTCCTAAAGCAACTATTATAGTAGTATTCCTAATCTAACAATATAAAACATTTGGTAACCTAATAATTTACTCCATACAACATTTCCAACCCAATGACTTAGTACATCCTACCACAGAGAGCAGTCTCTTGCACTTCTATCTCCCATTGTTTAACTTTGCTCTGTAACAAAGAGTTTCCTTGCAAATGCGTAACTACACACCTTGTAACAAACAAGGACTATATTTAACTTTTTATCTTGttctattttacttattttcccTTGTTTTTTGATTTTcctaaaacaaattaatcagGCTCGCTCAGATTTAGAAACCATAagaaattttcataaaaattaataaatcaaatCAGCTAAAGCACTTCATATCTGGACCAAACAGATCACAGCCTAGAATTGTTAGCCCAATTTCAGCTTTTGTCTCTTTTTCCTGGTACCAAATAGCTTTTTCAGTTTCTTTCtgagctttaaaaaaattaaaaaaaaaattaaaaaaacctTAAAATTAGAAAGGCACAACTAGAGAGTAAAAGTAGTTAAATGTGCAACTCGTTCAGCTGTAAAAATATCATGTACTAAAACAATAGCAGCACAAACTCAGATCTTTCTAGGGGAAAGCGGGGATTTAACCTAAAAACAACTTCAAGCACTCAAAAATTTAATCAAGTTccggaaaagaaaaacaataaaattaggCGGAAATGTCAAGAAATCTAACTATCAGGAAAATGAAAGACCTGATCAGATGGCAACGAGGAAGAACCAGAAAGCCTCGATCGTTTACTGAGAGGTGCATGCTGGTCTTCAAGAGGGTCCTCGATCTCCAGTTTCACTGACCCAAACGACGCCATTTTCGCTGAAGACTTAATCGACTGAACAAGCGAACCAAAATCAAGTTTCCCGAAAGCAAACTGAAAACTGAAATTGGGGATTGCGCTACAAGAACTGAAATTCAGAGGACCGAGAAGAGTAATAGGAATCAAATGTGTCTACGGGGTTTTGGATTTCAATTAATTGGATTTCAAGTAGAGGAAGAATTGAATAATCCAAAAAACCCTagttgaaaaataaaaggaaaatgatccCTGCTTTCTGTGAGAATTGCAATAGcggaaaaattatgtacatgtgctttatataatatatggtgAAAATTTGTCAAAGCATAGTAGTACGACCCattgaaggaaagaaaataaaatatattctacaAATTTGGTTACAATTTCATGCTAAAATTATTaagataacttttttttttttataaatataaccgatactgcattataattgtaacagagtcagtagtactaaaaaaaatataacttcttttttttcttctatcttaattaatatttaaatttttacatatttatcaaattaatttatactACCAAGCACATTACATTATGATGGCATCAATGTTATCTTTTTAGGAGTGTGTCTTATAGTGAACAAATACTACTAATATAATAGAATgtgagaaaaattaattaacttatactaagattaatcaaattatgtgtaattaataaatataaaattgatttaTTCTTTAAAATCTTCATAAATATAATGTCATATGTGataatatgaaattattattaagtGATTTTTAGTagaggaaaatatatatttaagataAAGATCAAAGTATATTCGATTGTGCAATTAGTCTctcaattaaaagaaaaaaaattccaaagtgagcacttcaatttttcaaataagTGCAATCTAACATATGAGCTTGTATGTTTCCGGTTAAACATTAGGAGGTGCGGTGGAAACAACGCGTGTTCGTTATTAGAAACTACGTGAATCAGCGTCATGACATGTATCACTGCTGTTGCCAATTGTCACCCTGCCTATCAGTGTTGCTATTTTGAGGAAGGTGACAGTCACCGCCTCCTTCCAAATTGGAATGAGGCGGCGCCGTTTTACCTGGCCTCCTTTCGTTTTGGAAGGAGATAAAGTTGCTTCCTTTCAATCTGGAAGGAGGAAAGATGTCGCCTCATTCTAATATGAAAAGAGGCAATGCCACCTCCTTCTGATCTAGAAGGAGGTAGCCTCTTTCAAGTTCCGAAGGAGGCTGTAAAATGTCGACGATAACAGTCAaagaccaaaaaataaaataaaataaatatttttatttttttactgatAACCTGTTGGTTACTGATAAATTATgtctaattgcacaattttAAAGAGTTTAATTGTATAATTGAACACTTTTAAAATTGGAGGACCTAATAGCTTTTTCACAGAAAATTAACAgatctatttgaccattttctctatatttttatttatttacatatatttctTACTCTTATGTCTCCTTTAAAAAGTGAAACAATATGGGCaaagtgtgtgtatgtgtggTTGGGTTTCCGTGCAGTTGGGGCGCTCAGGTGTGATTGTGCGCTGAGAGGAGaaccattgatcttgccaaaatcaatgttcagtattaataacattaaaaaaaaacatggtggCAGTTTGGTCGTTTTCATATGCGTCAAAtgtaaggtgcgtgatttttcttcttaaagtgtgcggttttccttcttaaggtgcgtggttttgtGCTTGAGatgcgttagttgttgaaacttaagtgtgtcgatctaaagctttaagtgcgtgatttgtgtgcttaaggtgcgtcagttattgaaacttaaggtgcgtcggtctaaggctttaggtgcgtggttttccttcttaaggtgcgtggttttccttcttaaggtgcgtttattttttttggcaattccaaaacacaaacaatattctttataagattttctctacaaagccatatttatgttaatccagCGTAAGGTGCGTAGATTAAAAGGTTAAGGTGCATCACTTAAATCTGAGCCATGGATCTTGcttaaatcaacgtccaggattaccaaaataaaaaaaaatgcggtggcaatttgataatttttacatctagatcaaatttaaggtgcgtgattttccttcttaaggtgcgtgatttttgtgcttaaggtgcgtgagttttgtacttaaggtgcatgggtTTTGTGATTAAAGTGTGTGGGTTGTGTTTAAGGTGAGTAGTGCTTGAAACTTAAGATGCGCGATTGTTTtacttaaggtgagtgatttTTTCGCTTAAGGTGAATAGTTGAAACTTGGTGAGTTAACttgaagcttaaggtgtgtttttttcttctttaaggtTCATGGTTTGTTTACTTaatttgtatgcttaaagtacttaaggtgtgtgagttTTGTGATTAAAGTGCGTGGGTTGTGTTTAAGGTGAGtagttattgaaacttaagatgcATGATTGTtttacttaaggtgcgtggttttttcGCTTAAGGTGagcagttgttgaaacttaaggtgaatCAAcctgaagcttaaggtgcgttttttcCTTCTAAGTtcatggtttgtgtacttaaggtgcgtgatttgtatgcttaaagtgcgtgagtgttgaaacttaaggtgagtgaacctaaatcttaaggtgcgtggttttcctttttaagatgtgttgttttccttcttaaggtgcgtcagatttttttattttttttaagttccaaaacacaaccaatattctttataagattttctctacaaagtcaTTTATGTTAATCCAACTTAAGATGCTTAGATTAGAAACTTAAGGTACATCAGTTTAGAATTCTTTTTAAAGAGCATTAatcaccgcacaaccgcacgagaAGCTTTAACCGCACCGAAccattccctatatatatatatatgaaaagaagacatatttcattgattttattttatttgttatttttactattattagttaaattattcattttaaaaatcatttataaatttaattttgtgagtttataattttttaatatataaattttatttaatattataaataatttaaattaaatcatGGAGTTTTTTGTTGGCATTCAAAAAAAACCCTCGAGTTAATTTTACGAATGGTTTattgactattgacatttattcatttttatctttGACGTTCAATTTGACTataaatggtccattgactattgacctttaccaattttcatattcgactttcaatttgatcataaatggtccattgactagtgattttgtttcaaatttggtCAGTCTTTTAAATATCCACTTAgcaaacattaaatttaatggtaataatgtaaaaaattaGCTTATTGTTGAGATAGGCAAATTGAGTTAAAAAATGTAGGTTATGTTTGGCAAATAGAGCCTTAATACACATGGTTCATCGTTGGTGGGGATGTAAAGAaccaaacttttattttattacccttaaatttaacaTTTACTGATTTACTAAATAGATATTTAACTGAAGAATTGTatttggaacaaaatcaatagttaaaaagtcatttatgatcaaattaaaagtcgatgatgAAAATTAGTATGATCAATTGTTAATAGATCATTTATGGTCTAATTGaaagtcaaaaataaaaattagtaaatgccAATAATCAATGGACCATtcatagaattaactcttaaatcctattagtcaaattaaatatatgacaTGAGATGGAGGAGTACGGAAGGTCAGAAGGTCAGAAGCCAATCATTATACTATTGATCATAGTTTATCTTACAATGTGAATCAATGACATAAAGTTCattttttacatactaaaagtttattttataaaaacataaaggccctgtttagtaaataatcaacatatcagtcaattttggcttatttgaccactattagttgtttggttaataagctttttgtaactccaagatattaaaatttaaaaggctactcaaagcagctttTTCAATTcgcttttttgaaaaaagaaattataccaaacagctatcagctaacagctaatctatcaaacaactttctacaattagctaatgttatcaactaattataccttctaacccaatcagctaacaagcATTTACAAAATATGGCCAAAATATCCATTATTTAAATGCTCATTTTTATGCTTTAAAgattcattatttaatatattatttaaaaagaatttttaatatacttaaaatgaatatttattcatgATTCTTATTATAATGTGGActatgatccacaatataatttgttgtATGAAGCATATATgtaaattaactaattaagagcaaaaatggtaaataatttattagttttcGAATTTAATAAAGGCTCCATTATTGGACGGGGTGGAAATAgagctgttaacgaaccgaacataaacgaacggaggctgttcgtgttcgtttgttaaggattttagggtgttcgtgttcgtgttcgtttgttaaagtttttgaaaatcctgttcgtgttcgtttgttaagcgttcgttagtgttcattaacgtttgcgaacatgttcacgaacgtgtttgttaacgttaacgaacacgttcacgaacgtgttcgcaaacgttaacaaacacgttcacaaacatgttcatttacgttcatgaacacgttcgtgaacacttaataaccaaacacttgcacatgtttatgaacacatttgttcgcgaacaataaataatctgcaTTCACATATAcacgaacaattatatatatatatatatatatatatatatatatatatatatatatatatatatatatatatatatatatatatatatatatatatatatatatatatatatatatatatatatatatatatatatatatatatatatatatatatatatatatatatatatatatatatatatatatatatatatatatatatatatatatataaacatgtttgcgaacattattaaacgaacactaaacgagcttgttcgcgaacactattaaacgaacacaaacgagcttgttcacgaacactactaaacgaacacaaatgagcttgttcgcgaacacttagcaaacgagcttaccactgctcagactctgttcgtttattaaccgagctctaaattttgtttgttaatgttcgtttaccttaataaacgaacataaacaaacgcttaccgagctcgaacacgagtagtttgtcaaAAGCTCTGTTCGTTAACCGCCCTAGGTGGAAATATCAAATATGGAATCCCTTGGAGAACGAGtatttgtaataaaatgtaTTTGGGTGGGTCCCTTCTTACCCACCATGTTCCCTGAAGCATTTTTAATGTGTTCTATTCTTacacattttccttttaaatttcacGAGTTAGTGactaaaaatccaaaaatatagactaccaatttttattatttttttaaaatactactaactctattatagaGTATTATAACTCTATTATAGAGTATTATAAGGGAGTAATTTAGTGTCGTTGGACTACAAAGTCATTGGCACCACTAGCttctattaaattaatataattttaaaagattaattTGATTGAGGTCAATAGCTGCATTTCTAGCAGGGtggaggaaaaataaaaagaaataagagGTAAATTTTCATGAGTAAcattagataattatataattaaaaaaatatatttttaatagatatattaacaaaaaaaaataaaaaaaacatccCTTCGTTGACAGAAGTTATAACACAGCTTGATAACACATAACACGGACACTAAATTCGTTATATGTATGTCTATGGAGGCACCACTTAACCAATTGAATAGTCCATACTAGCACTGTCAAAGTGGGTCGGCTCGCCCCATCATGAGCCTAATTTTTAgggcttttgttttgtttttatatatatatatatatatatatatatataaaaggNACCATGTTCCCTGAAGCATTTTTAATGTGTTCTATTCTTacacattttccttttaaatttcacGAGTTAGTGactaaaaatccaaaaatatagactaccaatttttattatttttttaaaatactactaactctattatagaGTATTATAACTCTATTATAGAGTATTATAAGGGAGTAATTTAGTGTCGTTGGACTACAAAGTCATTGGCACCACTAGCttctattaaattaatataattttaaaagattaattTGATTGAGGTCAATAGCTGCATTTCTAGCAGGGtggaggaaaaataaaaagaaataagagGTAAATTTTCATGAGTAAcattagataattatataattaaaaaaatatatttttaatagatatattaacaaaaaaaaataaaaaaaacatccCTTCGTTGACAGAAGTTATAACACAGCTTGATAACACATAACACGGACACTAAATTCGTTATATGTATGTCTATGGAGGCACCACTTAACCAATTGAATAGTCCATACTAGCACTGTCAAAGTGGGTCGGCTCGCCCCATCATGAGCCTAATTTTTAgggcttttgttttgtttttatatatatatatatatatatatatatataaaaggtcgGGCTCGCAGCTCGCAAGAGCTAACCCACGCAAGTTGCAGGCTTTAGTGGGTCGGACCCTTTAGGCCCGCTATTTTGCgggccaatttttttttagtcctAACCCACCCCACTGCGAGGCGGGTGCGGACCAGCCTGCGGGTTTCGGTCCACTTTGACAGTCCTAATCCATACTaagttaatagtttttttttagtagtcCTGTTAAGCCAATGACTAAAGAGAGGCAGTCTCAAGATAGGagctttaatttgtatttattattattattaattttttttttgaaaaccaacggAAAGAACTTTATTAAAATCAAACGTCCAATACAATCAGGAATAGAAGAAAACCAACTAGACGGACCAGTTTGCGAACGAGCCGCTTTAGTTAAAGCATGAGCGCACTTATTCACTGATCTAGGGATGAACTTAAAGGACACTACTTCAAAGTGTCGTCGAAACTCCTTACAGGAACTAAAGACAACAACATACATAAGACAGATCAGGCCTGGAACCATTAAGCTAATAGCAAATTGTCTGGCAATCTGACAGAATCATGACCTTAGTATAGCCTCTTTCCTTCCCACGAAAGAACTTCTTTAACAACCACAACTTCTGTCAAATGAGCATCATTTAAACACTGAATTGGACCATTCCTAGCTGCCAAGAAGTTACCATCACTATCCATCACCATGCAACCAAAGAAAGCCTATTCAAGATCGAAAAAAATCGTTGCGTCAACAAAGACTTTAACTACACCAGATGGGGCTTCAACCACAGACTGCGAAGATCGCAGAGGATCGTCAATTGTAGGAGTAGGCGCTACCATATGCTACCAAGCCTCCACATAACGCTGCACCTCATGCATAACATTCATAACTCCAAGGATacttcatttcttcattctaTGAGCGACTTTTAGACAACTCCAAGGCTATCCTAGACACATCTTCTATGGGATGAGTATTCATAGACATGGCACCGGAGATAGGTGAAGAAATGATAGAGATAATCATGGCTAACACTACATATTAGCACAATGAAAGGGTTGACCCACCAAGAAAGGAGAGACTTTCCGAGATGTTTGAGAATATGGCCTTGCGAGCACAACTCAATGTTATTCAACATATGTTCAATCAAGTGGTACAAGGACCCAATCAAGGAGTTCAATCGGTTGAGTGGTTGGCACATCTCTCAACAATCAAGCTCAACAATGTCAACACTCGGTATCTTTCAGCCCTCAAAATATGACCATGGTATCTTGTTTTGACATTTGTAGAGGTTACCATGCCTAAATTCTTACCTCAACCATGGAGCAAATAGATGTGGTGGGGTATGCTAGACAAGGTCAAGCCTATATAGGGTACAACCAACAAAATAGAGGTCATATGAGCTTCTCTTGGAGCAACCCCACCGAGGCGAAAACCCTAAGTTCTCTATTTAAGAACCCACCTCCCATATACAAGGTAATTAAGGTTAGAGGGATAAATTATGTGCCTActataaataacatatattatgtatatgcagttaacatattatgtgtttgtagttaataaattatgtatatgcaCTTAATATATTAGGTGGACCCTAGCCCATTGTATAGTTTGTTATATTCTGATATAAATATAGTTCAAATATCAAATGTCACCATctcacatatattagtattgAAGCAATATGTTATATTCTGATATAAATATAGTTCAAATATCAAATGTTACCATctcacatatattagtattgaagcaaaaaattactccgtattacataTTTTGCTCAAAGGGAACATATTCAAAATATTTGGATATtagtttgaaattttgaatttgtgattattttataatgttatagtttcaaaaagaattaaatttaaaaattggttAAAGTGTCATTCAGCATCATCAACTATATctgattattcatgccgcactcTGACCTTTCATAAtgtatatatcgagccacaaaccaaaaaatatttttcatctaaaattttttacaggttactCACAGGTTGCAGGTTAAAATTTTCTTAcatggacttttttttttttcttttttcttttttcttctagCATTCTTGCCGCAATATGGTATTACCTGCGAAAGGCTTGACATTTTCTATGAACTTGGATTCGGAGGCCCTTGGTAGGATGTCAAAGAACTTCATAATACTAGTCTTATCATCCTTCAATATGATAGAGGTGGGATTGGAGAAATTATAAGCTTTGAGTGGAGAGATTCAAACACTATGTTCCATCTTCACCATCTCTAATCAAATTGCATATATCAGAACGCTCCACCAAACAATAATGCCGGCTACGGAACCCATCTTTTATCACTACTTGAGGCCTTCTAACATTGAGCGGATCTTCTCCGGGCGATCCATAGCTGTCGCAAATGCAAGTATTAACACATTTGGTCTCTCTATTCCATGCATCAACGTTGTAACATGCTTCTTTTGGAGTCGAGAGAGATATTGCAGTAGTTATTATCAAATTGTTAGTCACTAAAGCAGCAGATGGATCAGagaatcatatatattatatggtaGCGGACTGAAAACTAAGGGGCAAGTGGGTGAGGATCGGAAATCATGGTagaaaatcatcatcatcatcaacacatGCTGTAATACTGGAGGGGAAATTCATGTGTTGGAAAGGATTCAgactgattattattattatgttcaGAAGTTGTTCAGGGGAAGTTCATGTCGTCCCTCCCACGCTGTAGTTGGGCTGATCAATCTCATGATTTGTCGTTCCTCCAACGTTAACACGACTAAATATCTTCTCTCTCTGCTATCTTATACTGCCTCCTTTGTGAAAGTGGAAACAGGAGAGAGAAAGACGAGAGATAGACAATGCTGCCAACGAATCAGAGTTCGAAACTCTGTGAAATAactgtttagtttttttttttttaaataattaaaaacacttACATGGACTACATGGACTAAAAAATAAGGCCACATCAGCTTATTACCGTGCCATGTCATCACCAAAACTGGAAAACCTGTAAAAAGTTCTAAAcgatttttttcaatatatacgTTATGAAAGGTCAgtgtgcgacatgaataatcATATACAGTTCATGGTAcgagatgacactttagccttaaaAATTTAATGTGGAAAATAATGGTTGGTAAATATgattttcaaattgaaaaaaggAATTAGAGGATGGATAACTGAAAATCATATACCAAAAGACTAAGGTAAACAGACCCAATTACAAAAACGTATTATCCAAAtctgcattaaaaaaaaaacaaaaaaaaatttaagaatgaaaaaaaaaacctttaaaaaTAGAGGTGAACACAACAATGTTTACTGATGTGTACATAGGAAGCATATAACAGAAGCCTTTGTAAGTAGAATTTCAAATATACATCACGAAGTTACACATTTGGGTATACTAATGCTATGGAGTGATCTTATAACAAAACTGTCTTCCTGCAAGACTAGCATAGATACCTAGAATACAATGATGACAAGCCGAATAAGCATGCATTCTCCATCCTAAGTTCAGAGCAGAATCTTATAGTTAAACTACAAATTAATGACCACTAAAGCTGCTCCAACAAAAATCTCTTCTATCTCTTGCACATTGCAAACCAGCGCATAGATGTAAAGAATGAATCAATCAACAAGTCTATCAACCCGGTTCCAATTGCTTCCTCACAAATATGGAATATCGATCTCCATCTGATTGTCTATATAATTTTAAGCCTTGAAGCGCCTAAATTCAAACCAAATCTCGTAGTGGTTGAAGAGCAAACTATCATGAGTGTGCTTCCCAAGATACTCAAGCCCAAGATTACTTAGCCTTTTTGTGCATTCGTCTCCTCCTAATCTTGAACAGAACTTTATATTGTGTGACACGAAAATACGACCATCTAGAGGTTTTAATCTATCAACAAGTCTCTCTAACCCAGCCCATACAAGCTTATCGGGCATATGAAGGAAAACAGCACTTGCGTATATCAAATCATACATGGTTCCAGATCCAAATTTACTGAACTCCATGTCTTCACCTCTTACAATAAGAGGACGTTTAGGTAATAAACCTTGGGATGGAAGCTCATACCTCAAGGCAGCCATTAAGGATAGCTCATCTCTTTCAAGGCAGTGGTATTGTCCAGGGTTCAAGTACCGGATGAAATGCAAACCAACACGAAGGGTCCCACATCCAATCTCCAAAACTTTGGAGTTAGGAGCTAGATGAACTGATTCTGCAAGGAATTCAAACACATCTCGCCCTCCTGCCCAAGGTTCCCCATAATTGCTGTGGTGCTCTTCTACAAGGAGCTCACTGGGACAAGCGAGAGCAGTGTGATTATTTGCTTCCTCTCCTTCATAGTGTGATACTCCCTtgaaccttcaaaaaaaaaaaaaattcaacatgaATTCTGACAACTAGCTCAACTCCTCAAGGAAGCAAATAAGAGTTCCAGTTTTCCTATGGGAAGAGCTAGattcaatttgaaaaaaaaaaaaagaaaaagaaaagaaaaagaaaaaaaaaaaaaaaaaaaagaagaaatgcaGAGTAAGAAGTCAAATAGCAATCAATggggaaaataattattt of Ipomoea triloba cultivar NCNSP0323 chromosome 3, ASM357664v1 contains these proteins:
- the LOC116014510 gene encoding uncharacterized protein LOC116014510, with protein sequence MALLASSKGVVISVPVLVLTAATAAVFFFVLLSSLSSPSSPPTCSCPTAPDRTASSAATTGSYEERISPSAEDIEWVKGQIVANGLHMRQNVLRKGINPRTRQHQLQDLLQFKGVSHYEGEEANNHTALACPSELLVEEHHSNYGEPWAGGRDVFEFLAESVHLAPNSKVLEIGCGTLRVGLHFIRYLNPGQYHCLERDELSLMAALRYELPSQGLLPKRPLIVRGEDMEFSKFGSGTMYDLIYASAVFLHMPDKLVWAGLERLVDRLKPLDGRIFVSHNIKFCSRLGGDECTKRLSNLGLEYLGKHTHDSLLFNHYEIWFEFRRFKA
- the LOC116013908 gene encoding uncharacterized protein LOC116013908 produces the protein MASFGSVKLEIEDPLEDQHAPLSKRSRLSGSSSLPSDQWSNGSNEFQIPPSQYNPLDEPSPLGLRLRKSPSLLDLIQMKLSQSNASPMLPTSSDQTSGSKKEERGSSTSSGTDKLKASNFCGSLLKIGSWEYVSRYEGDLVAKCYFAKHKIVWEILEGGLKSKIEIQWSDIMGLRADCPDDDPGTLTIVLVRQPLFFRETNPQPRKHTLWQATTDFTDGQASINREHILRCPPGVLNKHFEKLIMCDTRLHFLSQQPEILMNSPYFESQPSPVENSNELKDHGLNLLSAAKGSPTTGVQSIASSPAAGQSSISFEQDLLNGAPEHSSKDASSPSSVMDTRAIEGNGRNLKGNDSVRRECWEQLKVTGLRPSMSMTDLVNHIGNCISEQVNSGNMHSNQASECQGILENIAHILMSDNQSAAAAASDEKCLMKKVNSLCCLLQDPATINNAQLDEEKHFGVAASHDEEAKTGSGSGSVICGEDSRQAAPSIPRRDSFADLLFQLPRIASLPKFLFDIAEDDGNQP